A window from Rhinopithecus roxellana isolate Shanxi Qingling unplaced genomic scaffold, ASM756505v1 contig4783, whole genome shotgun sequence encodes these proteins:
- the LOC115896076 gene encoding annexin-2 receptor-like has protein sequence MEQHFLGCVKRPWDSAEVAPEPGSPPIVSSEDRGPWPLPLYPVLGEYSLDSCDLGLLSSPCWRLPGVFWQNELFPGVQSTLEPSTAESPGFSWPGTQKQQEAPVEEVGQGEEPDRLTLQQLSWGSPPHSWNRQQDTDVSDSGCLSERRHPPALRRWRHPPGFSDCLERILRVGFAAFSVLWACCLRICGAKQP, from the coding sequence ATGGAGCAACATTTTCTTGGCTGTGTGAAGCGGCCTTGGGATTCTGCGGAGGTGGCGCCAGAGCCCGGGTCTCCGCCTATTGTGAGTTCAGAAGATCGTGGGCCGTGGCCTCTCCCTTTGTATCCCGTACTAGGAGAGTACTCATTGGACAGCTGTGATTTGGGACTGCTTTCCAGTCCTTGCTGGCGGCTACCCGGAGTCTTCTGGCAAAACGAACTCTTTCCTGGAGTCCAGAGCACCTTGGAACCAAGTACAGCGGAGTCCCCTGGGTTCAGTTGGCCGGGGACACAGAAGCAGCAAGAGGCACCCGTGgaagaggtggggcagggagaggaaccCGACAGACTCACGCTCCAGCAGCTTTCCTGGGGCAGTCCTCCCCATTCCTGGAACAGACAGCAGGACACCGACGTCTCTGACAGCGGGTGCCTTTCGGAACgccgccatcctcctgccctccGTCGGTGGCGCCACCCCCCGGGTTTCTCAGACTGCCTGGAGCGGATTCTTCGCGTCGGTTTTGCCGCGTTCTCTGTACTCTGGGCGTGCTGCCTACGAATCTGTGGAGCTAAGCAGCCTTAG